A region of Porites lutea chromosome 13, jaPorLute2.1, whole genome shotgun sequence DNA encodes the following proteins:
- the LOC140923440 gene encoding sushi repeat-containing protein SRPX-like, with protein sequence MATDNSGHVIIKHPTLRPPVNLSIGLYSLHYSAKDGEGNIANCTFLVQVARRSCPVLNAPKYGTIASLSCGWLFGSQVSLSCNVGYHLLGSAVRSCKEDGRWSGNKTSCQIVTCTPLVTPPHAVKQIAPCPNTYGSSCTFSCQTGYTSPKGNVTRTCLASGKWSGGDINCTDIHPPTFGASCPTGPLVAYAERGIFSALVNWTEPVATDTSGIAPVVTSDYRTPQRFSQGSHVITYTAVDQSGNRATCPFTIEVLVINCTSLMVSPGGPLRLASCANHYGSKCNFSCATGYRLNGSSTVTCIAVGNRPPGFWDRPKPVCQVINCSALAAPANGAVSPRSCLSRSTYAQTCSFSCGTAGYVLEGTSSRVCGDDGKWSGKNDTLCREGMQVPLEYPNTNCRVSL encoded by the exons ATGGCGACTGATAACTCTGGTCATGTGATTATCAAGCACCCCACGCTACGGCCTCCGGTCAACCTAAGTATTGGCCTTTACAGTCTTCATTATTCAGCCAAAGATGGCGAAGGAAACATTGCTAATTGCACGTTTCTTGTACAAGTCGCAA GAAGATCCTGCCCAGTCCTTAACGCTCCCAAATATGGCACCATAGCCTCTCTTTCGTGTGGATGGTTATTTGGGTCCCAGGTCTCACTCTCCTGTAATGTGGGATATCACCTGTTGGGATCGGCCGTGAGATCATGTAAAGAAGATGGAAGATGGTCAGGCAACAAAACCTCATGCCAGA TCGTCACCTGTACTCCGCTGGTCACACCACCTCATGCAGTAAAGCAGATCGCACCTTGTCCCAATACGTATGGATCAAGTTGTACATTCTCCTGCCAAACCGGATATACCAGCCCCAAAGGAAATGTTACAAGGACGTGCCTAGCTTCTGGGAAATGGAGTGGAGGCGACATCAACTGTACAG ACATACACCCTCCAACGTTTGGAGCATCGTGTCCAACTGGCCCCTTGGTTGCGTATGCAGAACGAGGCATTTTTTCAGCATTAGTAAACTGGACCGAGCCGGTCGCAACTGACACCTCAGGGATTGCTCCTGTGGTGACGTCAGACTACCGAACCCCGCAGAGGTTCAGTCAAGGCTCTCACGTAATCACGTACACTGCCGTGGACCAATCAGGAAACAGGGCCACCTGTCCGTTTACCATCGAAGTCTTAG TTATCAACTGTACATCACTGATGGTGTCTCCCGGGGGTCCACTGCGCTTGGCCAGCTGTGCCAACCATTATGGATCAAAATGTAATTTCTCCTGTGCGACTGGTTACCGTCTGAATGGTTCATCAACTGTCACGTGCATTGCCGTTGGTAACAGGCCCCCGGGATTCTGGGACAGACCCAAGCCAGTATGTCAAG TAATAAACTGTAGCGCACTCGCTGCACCTGCCAATGGCGCCGTGTCTCCCCGCTCCTGTTTATCAAGAAGCACCTATGCTCAGACCTGCAGCTTTTCTTGTGGAACAGCAGGATACGTTCTTGAGGGAACTTCTTCGAGGGTGTGTGGCGATGATGGAAAATGGTCTGGAAAGAACGACACTCTTTGTAGAG AGGGTATGCAAGTACCGTTGGAGTACCCAAACACAAACTGCCGTGTTTCTTTGTGA